Within Topomyia yanbarensis strain Yona2022 chromosome 2, ASM3024719v1, whole genome shotgun sequence, the genomic segment gctatacccggatagaattttacaatagcatttaccctacaaacaatcataaaaacaataaatattatagttgttactgtttcaacattgttcaatgccaagttctcacagtagacttacaataaaatttcatgtaacaataaatttcactgatcagcaaaaaactgatacagtgcattcacattaaattttactgttttcgtgaaaaaaatgtatggagaaaaattgattttttttaatgttaagatacataaccacccccctttatcactgtaaaagtctattttacaatgaaatttactgtaaaaacgttaaattttattggttttttattgtagcataacaaaacttactgtaaattattgtaaaattactgtagtgtcacagtgaaaatcatccCAGCAAACCACTAAGCACTAAAGTAAGCAGCATGTTGACTATACAAGAGCTGTCCAATGTTTATAAACTTTATATGGGCTTCACAAATGTTTATAAGCTGTATATCAGCTTTGCAAATGTCTATAAGTTTTATACAAGCTTTGCGAATGTTTATAAGCATTACGAACATTAAGCATTAAAATAGACCGTATATGGGTATATGAAGCTATACTTTAGAGTCTAATAATCCTGTAGTTGAAAGCCGTAAGCGATGGTCAGCGATGCCGTTATAATGCCGTTAATGGTTGACGTTTCTATTAATCTAAAACAATGAAGTTCAAATCAGAACAAACATGATATGGCGCACTTTGTAAGCACAAGAAAAAGCTTATAGGCTTCGGAGATTTGCCACAAACAAATTAAAGGGAACCAAATTTTTTAGCCATAAAATAATAGGAAACTGCGATGAATAAATTTTAGTTTAGTGTAGGAAGGGAGGTAATTtgacaaataaataataaataaacttctaatcaaaacaaaaatcgttcgATTTAAGAACGGTAAATATCATTCATATAACCAAATTCCCAAATGGATCAAACAGCAAGCTCACTGGAACAACTTAATCACCATAGCTTCTAGAAGCAGAAGTTCGAGCCTGGATCAAACGCTGTATTGAAAAAAGTCAAATACACACGACAGATAGATCATGaaagcactgagaactgacatacaagtaaagttttcaacttgtgtaagaaattaaaccacagagaacagacatataagctggaacTGGCATATAAGCTGGCTTTTAGGCTTTTagctggcttttaggccgtaatcatatgtttgtcgagatttaaatgaaaatacgttgaaaatcactatcgcatacaggttcgcatgcgtgagtcaccattgtatccaagtttgcacacaagtcccgtatagcgattgctggccgatcgaagtgccggccagtggcaagttgctacttgctgttgtcatttcaaagcgacagttttattttttacacaagttgaaaactttacttgtatgtcagttctcagtgattaaactgtcgctttgaaatgacaacagcaagtagcaacttgccactggtcggcgcttcgatcggccagcaatcgctatacgggacctGTATGCAAACTTGGGTACAATGGTAACTCATGCATGCAAAtatgtatgcgatggtgattttcaacgtattttcatttaaatctttacacaggtttttcgggaaagtttgttctaccttctatgtctgttctctgtgatgaaagatagaaagaaacaaaaacaacttttcttctccattttcattttgtttgttttttttttttcaaccagtGGGTCCAGTGCTAGCACGCTCATTCATagcaactcaaatttgagtggcTGGCCACTCtatttcataaaaagtgcacgtagtcaaaaaatgagtttgtctcatttactcagttttgagtttgagATGCAAATGCCAAATTTGAGtacattttactcaaaaatcaaatgtgaaAAATAATCATTTAGTATTTTTCTTATTATTACAAAGAATGATATCGATACTTCAATTATCATTTACCTGTACTTCCAGGCGCTAGCGATGTCCGGAAATATAATCCGACGACGTTTTGGACATCTCTTTCATGCCAATCGGCACTTCGTATTAATGGCTTAAACTATAAAAACAAGAAAGAAATTTagatttgaataaaaacaaaactcaGAGAAACCTACCTTTTAGTTTCCTGAATGTTCCGCGTCGACTCTACAGCTACTAGTTCCGAGGCATGATCTTTTATAATGGCTTTATTCGGCGTTAAACTCCATGCTCTTTTACTTgagaataactatttttttcacccgaagctttaaaaatttaatggttACTCACCAGTTGAGTTAATTCTACTCAAATTGAAACTCATTTTTTCACAGACTGCctctatttttgaaattgagtgctctgaactcaaattttgagtagttttgaatgagcgtgtacaatatgctcatgttgagaaaatggcATCTGAAAAATTACCTCGTAGGGTggacgtgcccttattcatctcattagtcagtatgTCACATTATTcaattgataactcgacttatagtgactggattgcgcttaaataggtatcatcatctttgctacgTACCTAAGAAGAAGTACAGTTAAAAAATTTGcctgtaaaatgtaaaatgctcccgtttgagcgaagcgaaaagtcgagtacaacgtacccttattcatcctaccatttaagctaatgcgttgaatagagatagcagatactgctctaactaacgtgttcaaatgggtgagatgaataaaggagctaagatgaattagggagcagtaaccctactttatattcccatttatgaacaggagcttgatttaaggaccaaacaacacaatgccgtgttaaattagccattttttccgaaacacgcagaaaattttagcatagggtgatgagcccatttgcgccatgtttctattatcaccctacccatttgaagccgttggttagagcagtgtctgccatctttgttcaacgcatagagtcaaatggtagcacaacaataggggcactcgattcgagttttcgttgcgctcaaactcgagaattttactgttttcagcgcatttatgttattatattggttctttaCAACGAAGCGAAGctattgatgtcaatttttacgcattccattgattgtagggcgagaaattaacaaattagtgaggcaccttgcttagtatggtgaaaataggcacttcaccctatttaaaataaacatatttgttttcaattcaatcgatttttatttattactttaaacaaatgaaaaaatttgtcccaaaaatatttttttattaaaacaaaaataaatgattcattttaatataatttattattGAGAAGGTAGCGAAAATAATTAGtatgtattttgtttttttgcgtGTACACCTTATACGAAAGACATTCTGTCGGCCATTTTAAagtggaaaaaatgtgttcgAAGCAGGAAGCGGAGTTGTCGGACCTAACCGTCGAAGCGGAGGTTTTAGATACGGAAGAAGTGGCCGTGGTAGACCTTCTCACCTCATTTGGATTATCGTTAGATGTTATTGGTTTGTTCATAGGTGAGTAAAATACCTTTTCTGTGAATAATACATTCAGCACAAAAAAAATCCACCATTTTCAGATAACCGCTACACTCTCGAGTCGTTGAAAATTGTGGAAAGGAAGGAGCTGGAGGAATTAATCCAATCTCCACATCTGGCTGAAAGATCCAAGTGCATTTTCGGGTTAAATTCTTGGCGTGAGAAACAGGTAAGAAGTAGGAGAAATTTAATTAactattttgtgatttttgatGTCACCATATAAAACACTATCCGTATACGTTTATTAATTAATCGATTTTATATAGGGAATTCATCCTGTCACATGCATAAAATGTCAGCATTCGTCAACGTCTGCTGCAGCTGACCTTCCACCGGAAATATCTCGTGAAAAGTGCACAGCCACTTATTTGTTGAACACGTCTTCAAAAGGTCGCGGGattattgaaaattataaacaaacTGGTTATCTGACCCGGACGAACAAGAAGGCTATCACTCACATCATCATTGACGAATTCAAGGATCGGTTTTCAAAATTAATACCAGTTGAACTCTTGGGCAGGTCATTGGAACTGAGCCAGATATTCCCGAGTGAACCACAGGTAATGAAAATTGTAATGTACTTGATACAATAACATTGAACTAGAAATACGTATCTTTGGTACGGTAGGCCAACAAAAAAGCGCTACTGCCTCCATGAACATCGTTGTACCCTCTCTAGATAATATAATCTCATGGATTTACTTCCCAGTAAGTCCAGCCGGAAAATGAGCCGAAACTCTGGCTGGTATCAGTTAGTATTccagctccagtgacacaaccgattgtaattagaatcggttgagTCATTGGAGTCGGAATACTACTTAGGACCAGCCAGGATTTCGACTcattttccggctgaactttactgggttaaaaaaactaaaaat encodes:
- the LOC131679015 gene encoding uncharacterized protein LOC131679015 isoform X1, with protein sequence MCSKQEAELSDLTVEAEVLDTEEVAVVDLLTSFGLSLDVIGLFIDNRYTLESLKIVERKELEELIQSPHLAERSKCIFGLNSWREKQGIHPVTCIKCQHSSTSAAADLPPEISREKCTATYLLNTSSKGRGIIENYKQTGYLTRTNKKAITHIIIDEFKDRFSKLIPVELLGRSLELSQIFPSEPQVMKIVMYLIQ
- the LOC131679015 gene encoding uncharacterized protein LOC131679015 isoform X2, with the protein product MCSKQEAELSDLTVEAEVLDTEEVAVVDLLTSFGLSLDVIGLFIDNRYTLESLKIVERKELEELIQSPHLAERSKCIFGLNSWREKQGIHPVTCIKCQHSSTSAAADLPPEISREKCTATYLLNTSSKGRGIIENYKQTGYLTRTNKKAITHIIIDEFKDRFSKLIPVELLGRSLELSQIFPSEPQGF